One Streptomyces mobaraensis NBRC 13819 = DSM 40847 DNA segment encodes these proteins:
- a CDS encoding GNAT family N-acetyltransferase: MEALETARPGQDRPVIRAATAADAPALVPLIESAYRGDASRVGWTTEADLLDGQRTDEEGVTAVVTAEGSRVLLAEDPGAPQAPLACCHIEHRGDHAYFGMFAVRPALQGAGLGRVMLAEAERVARAEWGVREMHMTVIRQREELIAWYERRGYRRTGKMVPFPYGDERFGIPRRDDLEFELLVKELP; the protein is encoded by the coding sequence ATGGAAGCCCTGGAGACCGCCCGCCCCGGCCAGGACCGGCCGGTGATCCGCGCCGCGACCGCGGCCGACGCCCCCGCGCTCGTCCCCCTGATCGAGTCCGCCTACCGCGGGGACGCCAGCCGCGTGGGCTGGACCACGGAGGCGGACCTCCTGGACGGGCAGCGCACCGACGAGGAGGGCGTCACGGCCGTGGTGACCGCCGAGGGCAGCCGGGTGCTGCTGGCCGAGGACCCTGGAGCCCCCCAGGCCCCCCTCGCCTGCTGCCACATCGAACACCGCGGCGACCACGCCTACTTCGGCATGTTCGCGGTCCGGCCCGCCCTCCAGGGCGCGGGGCTCGGCAGGGTGATGCTCGCCGAGGCCGAGCGGGTGGCGCGGGCCGAGTGGGGCGTCCGCGAGATGCACATGACGGTGATCCGGCAGCGCGAGGAGCTGATCGCCTGGTACGAGCGGCGGGGTTACCGGCGGACGGGGAAGATGGTCCCGTTCCCGTACGGCGACGAGCGCTTCGGCATACCGCGCCGCGACGACCTGGAGTTCGAGCTGTTGGTGAAGGAACTGCCGTAA
- a CDS encoding VOC family protein, with translation MVHVLSGRVLLRPTDPERSRAFYGDALGLAVYREFGTGEERGTVYFLGGGFLELSGRAEAPPAPGLELWLQVADAAAAHDELRERGVRILRPPERMPWGLIEMWIADPDGVRIVVVEVPEGHPLRYRPGI, from the coding sequence ATGGTGCACGTACTGAGCGGCAGGGTGTTGCTGAGACCGACCGATCCCGAGCGCTCGCGGGCGTTCTACGGCGACGCGTTGGGCCTCGCGGTCTACCGGGAGTTCGGCACGGGCGAGGAGCGCGGCACCGTCTACTTCCTGGGCGGCGGTTTCCTCGAACTCTCCGGCCGCGCGGAGGCGCCGCCGGCCCCGGGGCTGGAACTGTGGCTCCAGGTCGCCGACGCGGCGGCGGCGCACGACGAACTCCGTGAGCGCGGCGTGCGGATCCTGCGACCACCGGAGCGGATGCCCTGGGGGCTGATCGAGATGTGGATCGCCGATCCCGACGGGGTGCGCATCGTGGTGGTGGAGGTACCGGAGGGGCATCCGCTGCGGTACCGGCCGGGCATCTGA
- a CDS encoding DUF5134 domain-containing protein: protein MHGPPLVGWLLVVVGTTAGMYCLLRARSGAAGERRAARGDAVMGLGMAAMAAPVWVPTGRPWGAVAFAALFAAAGAHALVAARRGGDAHRLHHAVGAFAMVYMALAMAEAPGGGHGGAGHPDAHHPAGTPLLTGLLLVYFAVYVVRTLAAIVPLPTAGTAPPGAPPGLTAPSLPRGRLELTGACRVSMGIGMLAMLLTM, encoded by the coding sequence GTGCACGGACCACCGCTGGTCGGGTGGCTGCTGGTGGTGGTGGGCACCACGGCGGGCATGTACTGCCTGCTCCGGGCCAGGTCCGGCGCGGCGGGGGAGCGCCGGGCCGCCCGGGGTGACGCGGTGATGGGGCTGGGCATGGCGGCCATGGCGGCCCCGGTGTGGGTGCCGACGGGCCGGCCGTGGGGGGCGGTGGCGTTCGCGGCGCTGTTCGCGGCGGCGGGGGCGCACGCGCTGGTGGCGGCGCGGCGTGGCGGCGACGCCCACCGACTGCACCACGCGGTAGGGGCGTTCGCGATGGTCTACATGGCACTCGCCATGGCGGAGGCGCCGGGAGGCGGCCACGGCGGGGCCGGCCACCCCGACGCCCATCATCCCGCCGGGACACCGCTGTTGACGGGGCTGCTGCTCGTCTACTTCGCCGTGTACGTGGTACGGACGCTCGCCGCGATCGTCCCGCTGCCGACGGCGGGGACGGCTCCGCCCGGCGCGCCTCCGGGGCTGACCGCGCCGTCATTGCCCCGCGGCCGCCTGGAACTGACCGGCGCCTGCCGGGTTTCCATGGGGATAGGGATGCTGGCGATGCTGCTGACGATGTGA
- a CDS encoding M56 family metallopeptidase, which produces MLVPLALLALGALIASLAPRFLARADWPDREPVLALWVWQCVVAAVLLCCALAMALSAAAAWKAVRGNVFAPAPSGVVEAYALGGYGALAAPMAVVLACGAVWTAAMLTREVRGARARRRRRRADLLVRSPRLPGEEPGGERLVLLESDRPDAWLLRGGPAPQLVITTGALRRLDDSQLDALLAHEQGHVRARHDWLLHCSSALANGFPQVPVFAAFRDRVHHLVELAADDVASRRFGRLTTALALVELNEDRGVFDPCAARTSQLPGRVDRLLAPAPRLTPARRLRLTATAALVPFVPVLVTFVPGLRALG; this is translated from the coding sequence ATGCTCGTCCCGCTCGCGCTGCTGGCGCTCGGCGCGCTGATCGCCTCGCTGGCTCCCCGTTTCCTGGCCCGCGCCGACTGGCCCGACCGCGAACCGGTGCTGGCCCTGTGGGTGTGGCAGTGCGTGGTGGCCGCCGTCCTGCTGTGCTGCGCGCTCGCCATGGCCCTGAGCGCCGCGGCGGCCTGGAAGGCGGTGCGCGGCAATGTGTTCGCCCCCGCGCCGAGCGGCGTGGTCGAGGCGTACGCCCTGGGCGGCTACGGCGCGTTGGCCGCGCCCATGGCCGTCGTGCTCGCCTGCGGAGCGGTCTGGACGGCCGCCATGCTCACCCGCGAGGTCCGCGGCGCCCGCGCCCGGCGCCGGCGGCGCCGGGCCGACCTCCTCGTGCGCTCGCCGCGGCTGCCCGGCGAGGAGCCGGGCGGCGAGCGGCTGGTGCTGCTGGAGTCGGACCGGCCGGACGCGTGGCTGCTGCGCGGCGGCCCCGCCCCGCAGCTCGTCATCACCACCGGCGCGCTGCGCCGGCTCGACGACTCCCAGCTCGACGCGCTCCTCGCCCACGAGCAGGGTCACGTCCGGGCCCGCCACGACTGGCTGCTCCACTGCTCCTCCGCGCTCGCCAACGGCTTCCCCCAGGTGCCCGTCTTCGCCGCCTTCCGCGACCGGGTGCACCACCTGGTGGAACTGGCCGCCGACGACGTCGCCTCCCGGCGGTTCGGGCGGCTGACGACGGCGCTGGCGCTCGTCGAACTCAACGAGGACCGAGGGGTGTTCGACCCCTGCGCGGCACGCACGTCCCAACTGCCCGGCCGGGTGGACCGGCTGCTCGCCCCGGCCCCCCGCCTCACCCCGGCCCGCCGCCTCCGCCTGACGGCCACGGCGGCGCTGGTGCCGTTCGTCCCGGTGCTGGTCACGTTCGTACCGGGGTTGCGGGCGCTGGGCTGA
- a CDS encoding RNA polymerase sigma factor, with protein MTGLPADYRAFHQLYRAAYVHWAELYLGNRHDAEEAVDQAFEDLYFTWTEVLRTENPNAYAWAVVRHRTIDCARARGRRPTVVDTAAFETTALRHAVDPIDELEQSLSVYKAICALPARQHDVIVLHYCLGYSVRETADIMGITEGGVRSTARHARHRLHDALGLEREEEHR; from the coding sequence GTGACAGGACTGCCCGCGGACTACCGGGCGTTCCACCAGCTCTACCGCGCCGCCTACGTGCACTGGGCCGAGCTCTACCTCGGCAACCGCCACGACGCGGAGGAGGCCGTCGACCAGGCCTTCGAGGACCTGTACTTCACCTGGACCGAGGTCCTGAGAACCGAGAACCCCAACGCCTACGCGTGGGCCGTGGTCAGACACCGGACCATCGACTGCGCCAGGGCGCGCGGCCGCCGCCCCACCGTCGTCGACACCGCGGCCTTCGAGACCACCGCCCTGCGGCACGCCGTCGACCCCATCGACGAGCTGGAGCAGAGCCTGTCCGTCTACAAGGCGATCTGCGCCCTGCCGGCGCGCCAGCACGACGTCATCGTCCTGCACTACTGCCTCGGCTACAGCGTTCGGGAGACCGCCGACATCATGGGCATCACCGAGGGCGGGGTGCGCTCCACCGCCCGGCACGCCCGCCACCGCCTGCACGACGCGCTCGGACTGGAGAGAGAAGAGGAGCACCGGTGA
- a CDS encoding amino acid permease, with product MGYPRKLTRRFRAFDNFAISFTIINILSGIFSSFGFGMNAGGPRILVFGWIGVSVMVLFVGASMAEIASAYPTSGALYFSAGKLAKRHKGAWSWYTGWLNFIGQVGGTAATDFAAATFIQSFVALQWPSYEPTAQQTVGITAVILLIQALANTYTVRLVAIVNRISVWWLLIGLVVIVACLITVPSEHQSASFATHFVNNTGFSNAVYAGMLGLLVTSWTFTGFDGSFHMSEETVRATVNAPRGIIRAIGCSALTGLVLVLALVYAIRDYASEAAASAPPVQILIDALGLTTAKLLLLLVIGAMLFCGLANMTSNTRQIFAFSRDGAMPGSRLWHSVSDRTRTPVKAVWLAAACALVLVIPGWWSHVAFTAVVSVNVVGLFLAYGVPIFLRLRLKDFEPGPWHLGRFGRPVAFVAVAWIVISNLLFMLPQASPITAESFNYAPIALGVVLLIATVWWFASARRRFKGPVSYGSPDEVAAMDLI from the coding sequence ATGGGGTACCCGCGCAAACTCACGCGGAGATTCCGGGCGTTCGACAACTTCGCCATCTCCTTCACCATCATCAACATCCTCTCCGGGATCTTCTCCTCGTTCGGCTTCGGAATGAACGCCGGCGGCCCCCGGATCCTGGTCTTCGGCTGGATCGGCGTCTCGGTCATGGTGCTGTTCGTCGGCGCCTCGATGGCCGAGATCGCCTCCGCCTACCCGACCAGCGGCGCGCTCTACTTCTCCGCGGGCAAGCTCGCCAAGCGGCACAAGGGCGCCTGGTCCTGGTACACGGGCTGGCTCAACTTCATCGGGCAGGTCGGCGGCACCGCCGCCACCGACTTCGCCGCCGCCACCTTCATCCAGTCGTTCGTCGCCCTCCAGTGGCCGTCGTACGAGCCGACGGCCCAGCAGACCGTCGGCATCACCGCCGTCATCCTGCTGATCCAGGCACTGGCCAACACCTACACCGTGCGGCTGGTCGCCATCGTCAACCGGATCTCCGTGTGGTGGCTGCTCATCGGCCTGGTGGTCATCGTCGCCTGCCTGATCACCGTGCCCTCCGAGCACCAGTCCGCCTCCTTCGCCACCCACTTCGTCAACAACACCGGCTTCTCCAACGCGGTCTACGCCGGGATGCTCGGCCTGCTGGTGACCAGTTGGACGTTCACCGGGTTCGACGGCAGCTTCCACATGTCGGAGGAGACCGTACGGGCCACGGTGAACGCGCCGCGCGGCATCATCCGGGCCATCGGCTGCTCCGCGCTCACCGGCCTGGTACTGGTGCTCGCCCTGGTGTACGCGATCCGGGACTACGCCTCCGAGGCCGCCGCCTCCGCCCCGCCGGTGCAGATCCTCATCGACGCCCTCGGGCTGACCACGGCCAAGCTGCTCCTGCTGCTCGTCATCGGCGCCATGCTGTTCTGCGGCCTCGCCAACATGACCAGCAACACCCGGCAGATCTTCGCCTTCTCGCGCGACGGCGCGATGCCCGGCTCCCGGCTGTGGCACTCCGTCTCCGACCGCACCCGCACCCCCGTCAAGGCCGTGTGGCTGGCGGCGGCCTGCGCCCTGGTGCTCGTCATCCCCGGCTGGTGGTCGCACGTGGCGTTCACGGCCGTCGTCAGCGTCAACGTCGTGGGCCTCTTCCTCGCCTACGGCGTGCCCATCTTCCTGCGGCTGCGGCTGAAGGACTTCGAGCCCGGCCCGTGGCACCTCGGCCGGTTCGGACGGCCGGTGGCCTTCGTCGCCGTCGCCTGGATCGTGATCAGCAACCTGCTCTTCATGCTGCCGCAGGCGTCCCCGATCACCGCCGAGTCCTTCAACTACGCGCCGATCGCGCTGGGCGTGGTCCTGCTGATCGCTACCGTGTGGTGGTTCGCCTCCGCGCGGCGGCGCTTCAAGGGGCCGGTCAGCTACGGCAGTCCGGACGAGGTGGCGGCGATGGACCTCATCTGA
- a CDS encoding GNAT family N-acetyltransferase, with amino-acid sequence MHPIDAPELTVTTASAEDWRQVVAWATEEGWNPGHGDADRFLPTDPEGFFTGRLGDRIVTAISVVNHGPDYAFLGFYLVAPEQRGRGLGLATWRAAFPHAGTRTVGLDAVPEQEETYKRSGFVPAYRTLRWTGRPARSGTTAAGVHAVTPDRLDAVAAYDRRFFPAERRAFLARWLDGPGRAARVLLRDGRVTGYGLIRPSHDGHRVGPLFADTREDAETLFDALTAHLGPDEEVCLDMPEPNPAAAALAEGRGLTTDWHSIRMYAGPVPGTPAERAFAVTSLELG; translated from the coding sequence ATGCACCCCATCGACGCACCCGAGCTCACCGTCACCACCGCCTCGGCCGAGGACTGGCGGCAGGTCGTGGCGTGGGCCACCGAGGAGGGGTGGAACCCCGGCCACGGCGACGCCGACCGCTTCCTCCCCACCGACCCGGAGGGCTTCTTCACCGGCCGGCTCGGCGACCGGATCGTCACCGCCATATCGGTCGTCAACCACGGCCCGGACTACGCCTTCCTGGGCTTCTACCTGGTGGCGCCGGAACAGCGCGGCCGCGGCCTCGGCCTGGCCACCTGGCGCGCGGCCTTCCCGCACGCGGGCACCCGGACGGTGGGCCTCGACGCGGTGCCGGAGCAGGAGGAGACGTACAAGCGCTCCGGGTTCGTCCCCGCCTACCGCACCCTGCGCTGGACCGGCCGCCCGGCCCGGTCCGGCACCACGGCGGCCGGCGTCCACGCCGTCACCCCGGACCGCCTCGACGCCGTCGCCGCCTACGACCGGCGCTTCTTCCCCGCCGAGCGCCGCGCCTTCCTCGCCCGCTGGCTCGACGGGCCCGGCCGCGCCGCCCGGGTGCTGCTGCGCGACGGCCGCGTCACCGGCTACGGCCTGATCCGTCCCTCCCACGACGGCCACCGCGTCGGCCCCCTCTTCGCCGACACCCGCGAGGACGCCGAGACCCTCTTCGACGCCCTCACCGCGCACCTCGGCCCCGATGAGGAGGTCTGCCTCGACATGCCCGAACCGAACCCGGCGGCCGCGGCCCTCGCCGAGGGGCGCGGCCTGACCACGGACTGGCACTCCATCCGGATGTACGCGGGCCCGGTCCCGGGGACGCCGGCGGAACGGGCGTTCGCGGTGACGAGCCTGGAACTGGGATAG
- a CDS encoding MazG-like family protein has translation MTSTPAEDSALWATARRSAAALDAANGTGPHETALRLIKLSEEVGEVHQAYIGMTGQNPRKGVTHDRSDVAAELCDVIITAATALHLFTDDPAGALEEHARRVGRRVTEWAPRSQSGA, from the coding sequence GTGACATCCACCCCCGCCGAGGACTCCGCCCTCTGGGCCACGGCCCGCCGGTCCGCCGCCGCTCTGGACGCCGCCAACGGCACCGGCCCGCACGAGACCGCGCTGCGCCTGATCAAGCTGAGCGAGGAGGTGGGCGAGGTGCATCAGGCGTACATCGGCATGACGGGTCAGAACCCCCGCAAGGGCGTCACCCACGACCGTTCGGACGTGGCCGCGGAGCTCTGCGACGTCATCATCACGGCGGCCACCGCCCTCCACCTCTTCACCGACGACCCGGCCGGCGCGCTGGAGGAGCATGCGCGGCGGGTGGGACGACGGGTGACGGAGTGGGCCCCCCGCAGCCAGTCCGGCGCTTGA
- a CDS encoding alpha/beta hydrolase family protein has translation MRTTSPGDISDRRRTRRRRPAWPLAAATALALAAAACSADGSGPAGAADAGERPAGVRLDGHTYQVPQPLSPAPPGTPIAATRHGPDPRTGAAERWTVLHHSSDAHGRDIAVSGTLLVPRGAPPPGGRPVVAWAHGTTGIADACAPSQAANLGFDVYAQEAGAFLRAGYAVVATDYPGLGTPGPHTYLVGPDEGNAVVDSVTAAHRLLPDLAPTWFAVGHSQGGQAALFAARAADRAAGTRFGGAVAVAPASHLDAMLPGVIAAHQPGSLAFALYSLAGLNATDPGVDLARLLGPSATRTARQVFEECLTAPHPALARTTTEAALPLDRAQLAVVGGKMAAYGNPDRSAVRAPVLIVQGGADQDVPAAWTAQVARNLRALGSPSVTERAYAGAGHDDVLGRSFCDVLAFLGAHGGTSAKGCVPFRAEKG, from the coding sequence GTGAGGACGACCAGCCCCGGGGACATATCCGATCGCCGCCGTACGCGGCGGCGCCGGCCCGCCTGGCCGCTGGCGGCGGCGACCGCCCTCGCCCTCGCCGCGGCGGCCTGCTCGGCCGACGGCTCCGGTCCGGCGGGGGCCGCGGACGCGGGGGAGCGTCCGGCCGGGGTCCGGCTCGACGGGCACACCTACCAGGTGCCGCAGCCCCTGTCCCCGGCCCCGCCCGGCACCCCGATCGCCGCCACCCGGCACGGCCCGGACCCGAGGACCGGGGCGGCGGAACGCTGGACCGTCCTCCACCACTCCTCCGACGCCCACGGCAGGGACATCGCCGTGAGCGGCACTCTCCTCGTCCCCCGAGGCGCCCCGCCGCCGGGCGGCCGGCCCGTCGTCGCCTGGGCGCACGGCACCACCGGCATCGCCGACGCGTGCGCGCCGTCACAGGCGGCGAACCTGGGGTTCGACGTCTACGCGCAGGAGGCCGGCGCGTTCCTGCGGGCCGGCTACGCGGTGGTGGCCACGGACTACCCGGGGCTCGGCACGCCCGGCCCGCACACCTACCTCGTCGGGCCGGACGAGGGCAACGCGGTCGTCGACAGCGTCACCGCGGCGCACCGGCTGCTCCCGGACCTCGCGCCGACGTGGTTCGCCGTCGGGCACTCCCAGGGCGGCCAGGCCGCCCTCTTCGCCGCCCGCGCGGCCGACCGGGCGGCGGGGACCCGGTTCGGGGGCGCCGTCGCCGTCGCCCCGGCGAGCCACCTCGACGCGATGCTGCCCGGCGTCATCGCCGCCCACCAGCCGGGCAGCCTGGCGTTCGCCCTCTACTCGCTGGCCGGACTGAACGCGACCGACCCCGGCGTGGACCTGGCCCGGCTGCTCGGTCCTTCGGCCACCCGGACCGCCCGCCAGGTCTTCGAGGAGTGCCTGACCGCTCCGCACCCCGCCCTCGCCCGGACCACCACCGAGGCGGCCCTGCCGCTCGACCGCGCCCAACTTGCGGTCGTGGGCGGCAAGATGGCCGCCTACGGCAACCCGGACCGGTCGGCCGTCCGCGCCCCCGTCCTGATCGTCCAGGGCGGCGCCGACCAGGACGTACCCGCCGCGTGGACGGCCCAGGTCGCCCGGAACCTCCGCGCGCTCGGATCGCCTTCGGTCACCGAGCGCGCGTATGCGGGCGCGGGACACGACGACGTGCTGGGCCGGTCGTTCTGCGACGTGCTCGCCTTCCTCGGGGCGCATGGCGGCACGTCGGCGAAGGGGTGCGTGCCGTTCCGGGCGGAGAAGGGGTGA
- a CDS encoding HAD family hydrolase → MTVTGVLFDFSGTLFRIESPTAWLRHAAARRGLHLGDGELTRFAAALAAAGAQPGGPPPTAVPPRLTDAWAHRDRSAAEHRAAYLGLAREVALPEEGLYEALYARHMEPDAWLPYPDAPGVLASLRERGIPVAVVSNIGWDPRPVFRAHGLHASVDAYVLSYEHGVQKPDARLFRTACQAIGRRPEDVLMVGDSAAADGGAAAIGCAVRLVEHRPAAERPDALRRAVDRAVA, encoded by the coding sequence ATGACCGTGACGGGTGTGCTCTTCGACTTCTCCGGAACCCTCTTCCGCATCGAGTCCCCCACCGCCTGGCTGCGCCACGCCGCCGCCCGCCGCGGCCTGCACCTGGGCGACGGTGAACTCACCCGCTTCGCCGCCGCCCTGGCCGCGGCCGGCGCCCAGCCCGGCGGCCCGCCGCCGACGGCCGTTCCCCCGCGCCTGACGGACGCGTGGGCCCACCGCGACCGCTCCGCCGCCGAACACCGCGCCGCCTACCTGGGCCTGGCGCGCGAAGTGGCGCTTCCGGAGGAGGGGTTGTACGAGGCGCTGTACGCGCGCCACATGGAACCCGACGCGTGGCTGCCGTACCCGGACGCGCCCGGCGTCCTCGCCTCGCTGCGGGAGCGAGGCATACCGGTCGCCGTCGTGAGCAACATCGGCTGGGACCCGCGGCCGGTGTTCCGCGCGCACGGCCTGCACGCGAGCGTGGACGCGTACGTGCTCTCGTACGAGCACGGCGTGCAGAAGCCGGACGCCCGCCTCTTCCGCACCGCCTGCCAGGCGATCGGGCGGCGGCCCGAGGACGTCCTGATGGTCGGCGACAGCGCCGCGGCCGACGGCGGCGCGGCGGCGATCGGCTGCGCGGTGCGGCTCGTCGAACACCGGCCGGCGGCCGAACGCCCGGACGCACTGCGGCGCGCCGTGGACCGGGCGGTGGCCTGA
- a CDS encoding glycoside hydrolase family 25 protein → MIHGVDVSSYQSENYPVAGQDFAFVKVTEGMSYTNPKWVAQRDRARGAGLVVGYYHYVTPGSMSAQADRFLSRIALRAGDVLALDWEEAGVSCADKDRWLARVAAKAPGHRVVLYCNRDFWFHRDTTSRAGDGLWIADPDHAAGRPGVRFPWTFHQYGTSGGIDRNVARFEDRAELRAWARREAGETA, encoded by the coding sequence ATGATCCACGGTGTCGACGTCAGCAGCTACCAGAGCGAGAACTACCCCGTCGCCGGACAGGACTTCGCCTTCGTCAAGGTCACCGAAGGCATGTCCTACACCAACCCCAAGTGGGTGGCGCAGCGGGACCGGGCCCGGGGGGCCGGGCTGGTGGTGGGGTACTACCACTACGTCACACCCGGATCGATGTCCGCGCAGGCGGACCGGTTCCTGAGCAGGATCGCGCTGAGAGCGGGGGACGTCCTCGCCCTCGACTGGGAGGAGGCCGGCGTCTCCTGCGCGGACAAGGACCGCTGGCTCGCCCGGGTGGCCGCGAAGGCGCCGGGCCACCGGGTCGTCCTCTACTGCAACCGGGACTTCTGGTTCCACCGGGACACCACCAGCCGCGCCGGGGACGGCCTCTGGATCGCCGACCCCGACCACGCCGCGGGCCGGCCGGGCGTGCGGTTCCCCTGGACGTTCCACCAGTACGGCACGTCCGGCGGGATCGACCGCAACGTCGCCCGCTTCGAGGACCGCGCGGAACTGCGGGCGTGGGCGCGGCGGGAGGCGGGGGAGACGGCCTGA
- the rox gene encoding rifampin monooxygenase, whose protein sequence is MYDVIVVGGGPTGLMLAGELRLHGVDVVVLERLAEPTKETRGRGLHTRSVELMDQRGLLDRFLAVSEKFQVGGLFGGIAKPWPKSLDTGHPYGLSTLQPVTERLLEERARELGAEIRRGHEVVGLEQDEEGVTVELADRTRLRSRYLVGCDGGRSTVRKLIGVGFPGEPATVETMLGDMEIADDPEAVAAVVEEVRKTQLRFGTIPNGDGTFRVIVPADGVSEDRTAPPTLDEFKRRLREVAGTDFGVHSPRWLSRFGDATRQAERYRSGRVLLAGDAAHIHPPTGGQGLNLGVQDAFNLGWKLAAEVAGWAPDGLLDSYHAERHPVGARVLANTRAQITLLGTGPGAVALRELFAELMDFEEVNRHVTAMITAVGVRYDLGEGHDLLGRRLRDIPLKENGRLYELMRGGRGLLLDQTGLLSATGWVDRVDHVVDVSEELDAPAVLLRPDGHVAWAGDDQAELLEHLPRWFGAAA, encoded by the coding sequence ATGTACGACGTGATCGTGGTCGGCGGCGGTCCGACCGGTCTGATGCTGGCCGGCGAGCTGCGGCTGCACGGTGTGGACGTGGTCGTGCTGGAGCGGCTGGCCGAGCCGACCAAGGAGACCCGGGGGCGCGGCCTGCACACGCGCAGCGTCGAGCTGATGGACCAGCGCGGGTTGCTGGACCGGTTCCTCGCGGTCAGTGAGAAGTTCCAGGTCGGCGGCCTCTTCGGCGGGATCGCCAAGCCGTGGCCCAAGAGCCTGGACACCGGCCACCCGTACGGCCTGTCCACCCTGCAGCCGGTCACCGAGCGGCTGCTGGAGGAGCGCGCGCGGGAGCTGGGCGCCGAGATCCGGCGCGGCCACGAGGTCGTCGGGCTCGAGCAGGACGAGGAGGGCGTCACCGTCGAACTCGCCGACCGTACCCGGCTTCGCTCCCGCTACCTCGTCGGCTGCGACGGCGGACGCAGCACGGTGCGGAAGCTGATCGGCGTCGGCTTCCCCGGCGAGCCCGCGACGGTCGAGACGATGCTGGGCGACATGGAGATCGCCGACGACCCGGAGGCGGTCGCCGCCGTCGTCGAGGAAGTCCGAAAGACGCAGCTCCGGTTCGGGACCATCCCCAACGGCGACGGGACGTTCCGCGTCATCGTGCCCGCCGACGGCGTCTCGGAGGACCGGACGGCGCCGCCGACCCTGGACGAGTTCAAGCGGCGGCTGCGGGAGGTCGCGGGCACCGACTTCGGCGTGCACTCGCCGCGCTGGCTCTCCCGCTTCGGCGACGCCACCCGGCAGGCCGAGCGCTACCGGTCCGGCCGCGTGCTGCTGGCCGGCGACGCCGCCCACATCCACCCGCCGACCGGCGGCCAGGGCCTCAACCTCGGCGTCCAGGACGCGTTCAACCTCGGCTGGAAGCTGGCCGCCGAGGTCGCCGGCTGGGCCCCCGACGGCCTCCTGGACAGCTACCACGCCGAACGCCACCCCGTCGGCGCCCGCGTCCTGGCCAACACCCGCGCCCAGATCACCCTGCTGGGGACCGGCCCGGGCGCCGTCGCCCTGCGCGAACTCTTCGCCGAACTGATGGACTTCGAGGAGGTCAACCGGCACGTGACCGCCATGATCACCGCGGTCGGGGTCCGCTACGACCTCGGCGAGGGCCACGACCTGCTCGGCCGCCGGCTGCGCGACATCCCCCTGAAGGAGAACGGCCGCCTCTACGAGCTGATGCGCGGCGGTCGCGGCCTCCTCCTCGACCAGACCGGTCTCCTCTCGGCGACGGGCTGGGTGGACCGCGTCGACCACGTCGTCGACGTCAGCGAGGAGCTGGACGCGCCGGCGGTGCTGCTGCGCCCGGACGGTCACGTCGCCTGGGCCGGCGACGACCAGGCGGAGCTGCTGGAGCACCTGCCCCGGTGGTTCGGCGCCGCCGCCTGA
- a CDS encoding DUF397 domain-containing protein, translating to MTRTPAVAHGAAWRRSTHSDPGRGECVEASDRFADRVLIRDSKSPGRAILIFPLACWRAFTAALSRPEHLRDDGEFPWADDG from the coding sequence GTGACCCGCACGCCCGCAGTCGCACACGGCGCCGCCTGGCGCCGGTCCACTCACAGCGATCCCGGCCGGGGCGAGTGCGTCGAGGCGTCCGACCGTTTCGCCGACAGGGTGCTCATCCGCGACAGCAAGAGCCCGGGCCGGGCGATCCTGATCTTCCCGCTCGCCTGCTGGCGCGCCTTCACCGCGGCCCTGTCCCGGCCCGAACACCTGCGGGACGACGGGGAGTTCCCGTGGGCGGACGACGGCTGA